From a single Aricia agestis chromosome 17, ilAriAges1.1, whole genome shotgun sequence genomic region:
- the LOC121735541 gene encoding uncharacterized protein LOC121735541 — protein MDKSTELLLSKLDDKLNQQTKIITASVTKCVMEALDEKLKAITEENTQLKARISTLEQKINVMDKEKRKYNLVFFGLKELGKPEAELVDYIKDIVIETGIHLDSQEISNVYRIGKKDTNKNRPVIVSVTSMWKKHIILRNKNRFPPGIFIKEDFPKEILEKRKQLQTQVIEEKKKGNVAYLKYDEEANRQIQRQKKKGGVRLT, from the coding sequence atggaTAAGAGTACGGAATTACTGCTGTCAAAATTAGACGACAAATTAAAccaacaaacaaaaataatcacTGCATCAGTAACAAAATGCGTTATGGAAGCTTTAGATGAAAAACTTAAGGCAATAACGGAGGAAAATACACAACTTAAAGCGAGAATATCTACGCTCGAACAGAAAATCAACGTAATGGACAAGGAAAAACGGAAATACAATCTAGTGTTCTTTGGACTAAAAGAGTTAGGAAAACCAGAAGCAGAGTTGGTAGACTACATTAAAGACATAGTAATAGAAACAGGAATACATCTCGATAGCCAAGAAATCAGTAACGTCTACAGAATTGGCAAAAAAGATACCAACAAAAATCGCCCTGTTATAGTGTCAGTTACATCCATGTGGAAAAAACATATCATACTAAGGAACAAAAACAGGTTCCCACCAGGAAtatttataaaagaagattttcCGAAAGAAATCCTAGAAAAAAGGAAGCAACTTCAAACCCAGGTTATCGAGGAAAAAAAGAAGGGAAATGTAGCTTATTTAAAGTACGATGAAGAAGCCAACAGACAAATCCAGAGACAAAAGAAAAAGGGAGGAGTCAGGCTCACCTAA